The Burkholderia pyrrocinia genomic sequence CCGAAGACCAGGCCGTGCAGTCGATGCCCGACGCGAGCCCGACGAAATGGCACCTCGCGCATACGACCTGGTTCTTCGAGACCGTCGTGCTGATGCGCCGCGTGCCCGGCTACGCGCCGTTCAACGACGCATTCCAGTTCCTCTTCAATTCCTATTACGAAGCGCTCGGCCCGCGCCATCCGCGGCCTCAGCGCGGGCTGCTCACGCGGCCGTCGCTCGACGAGGTGCACGCGTACCGGCAGCACATCGACGAAGCGATGCTGCGCGCGCTGGCCGGTGCCGATCCGGCGCTGCTCGAGGTGATCGCGCCCGAGGTCGAGCTCGGCCTGCATCACGAGCAGCAGCACCAGGAGCTGATCGTCACGGACATGCTGCATGCGTTCTCGTGCAACCCGCTGAAGCCGGCGTTCCGGCCACGCAACGGGGCCGACCGAATCGACGGTGATGCGATGGCCGCAGGCGATGCCGGCGCGCAGCACTGGCTGCACCAGCCGGGCGGGCTCGTCGAGATCGGCTACGACGGCGATGCGTTCTCGTTCGACAACGAACGGCCGCGCCATACGGCGCTCATACGGCCATACGAGATCGCGAACCGCCTCGTGACGAATGCGGAATTCGCGGCGTTCGTCGCCGACGGCGGCTACACACGCCCAGAATTCTGGCTGTCCGACGGCTGGGCCACGGTGCAGCGGGAAGGGTGGCAAGGCCCTGCGTACTGGATGCCCGACGACGACGATGCGGCCGCCACGCGCGTGCGCCGCACGTTCGGCCTGCACGGCGTCGAACCGCTCGCGCCCGATGCACCGGTGTGTCACGTGAGCTTCTACGAAGCGGCCGCGTATGCGGAATGGGCCGGCGCGCGGCTGCCGACCGAGTTCGAATGGGAAGCCGCGTTCGCCGCGGACGGCATCAGGCAGATGCTCGGGCACGTGTGGCAGTGGACGCGCTCGTCCTACGAGCCGTATCCGGGCTTTCGACCGCTCGCGGGTGTCGCGGCCGAATACAACGGCAAGTTCATGGTCGGCCAGCAGGTCCTGCGCGGCAGCAGCATCGCGACGCCGCCCGGGCACGAACGGCCGACGTACCGCAATTTCTTTCCGCCGGCCGCGCGCTGGCAATTCATGGGGGTGCGACTTGCGCGAGACGTCTGACCTCACGGCCAAGAGCGGTGGCCAGCAACCCGCCCGCGATTCGCGGCCGAGCGCGTTCGAGCGCGACCTGATCGACGGACTGTCGCGCACGCCGCGCAACATTCCGCCGAAATACTTCTACGATGCGGCTGGCTCAGCGCTGTTCGACCGCATCTGCGAGCTGCCCGAGTACTACCCGACACGCACCGAGCTCGGCATCCTGCGCGATCGCGCGGCGGAGATCGTGCGGCGCGTCGGCCCGCATGCGGACATCGTCGAATTCGGCGCGGGCTCGCTCGAGAAGATCCGCGTGCTGCTCGACGCGTTCGCGGGCAACTACGCGAACGCGCCGGCGCGCTACGTGCCGGTCGACATCTCGGCCGACTACCTGCACGGCGCGGCCGCGCGGCTGCGGTCGGCCTATCCGTGGCTCGACGTCGCGCCGATTGCGGCCGACTACACGAAGGCCGAGCAACTCGCCGAGCTGACCGAGACGCCGCGGCGGCGCATCGGCTTCTTTCCCGGCTCGACGATCGGCAACTTCTCGCCGGAAGAGGCCGACGCGTTCCTGCGCGATGCCGCGCGACTGCTGCGCGGCGGCGGCTTGCTGGTCGGCGCCGATCTCGTGAAGGACGAGCGCACGCTGCATCACGCGTACAACGACGCGCAGGGCGTGACCGCGCAGTTCAACCTGAACCTGCTCGCGCGCGCGAACGCAGAGCTCGGCGCGGACTTCGATCTCGATGCGTTCTCGCATTGCGCGTTCTACGATCGCGAACGGCAGCGCATCGAGATGCATCTGGTCAGCGACCTCGCGCAGACGGTGCACGTGCGCGGCCATGCGTTCCGCTTCGAGGCCGGCGAGCGCATCCACACGGAGAACTCGCACAAGTTCACGATCGACGGCTTCCATGCGATCGCGCGCCGCGCAGGATTCGAGCCCGATACCGTGTGGACCGACGCGGACAACCTGTTCAGCGTGCACTGGCTGCGCAGCGTCGACGATATCCGCGCGTAACGCGCGCTCCGGCGAACCGCCCGCGCACGGTGCGGGCGGTTCGTATTCCGGGCACGCCGAGCACGCCGGCGCGCTCCGATCGTCCGGTTTCGTACCGAAAATCCCCTTCTTGCCGGCTCGATGCGCCGTTGCAACGGTGCTTCGAATGCCGCCTCTCCCTTGTCCGACAAGGCTTTGCGCGTGCCGGTAAACGTCCGTTACGGGACTCGCATACCCGTTTCACCTGTGTCGGTGCGCGTTGCCTAGACTCCGAACCGTATTCACTTGACGTCTTCCCCCGCTTAAAGGTGGAGGATTCCCACACTTGGCGATGCACGTCCGCATCGGAGAATGTTCAACGCAGCGTTGGTATCTCGATCATGCAAGACACCACATACACTGCAGGTCCACTCTCTTATTCGCAGCCCCGCGATACCTTTCGGCCGCGTCGTGCTGTCTTTCGACCCGCACGACGAACAGGACTGGGTAGAACCGCTTTCGTCCACTTCCTCGAACGTGACCCCGTGCGCTATCGCTTTGTAACGAAGCTTGTTTCGGAAGGACGACCAGGATACGTCGTGAACGCTCTTCGCCATCCTGGTTCTGGCGAGTTTCGCGGCCGACACGTTGCCGACTGCGATGTAATCGAAGCGTCGCACCAAGGCGAGCGCGAGCTTGTGCTGGAAATCGGCGCGGGTATTTGCCACCTTCGCATGCAGCTTCGCGATTTGGCGCTTGTGTTTTCGCGCCCGTTGGGTTTTCGCGAGCTTCTCGGCCGCGCGCTGGCTGAACCGGTCGTTGGGCACCTTCTCGCCCGTCGAAAGTGTGGCGAAGTCTTTCAGGCCGAGGTCGATACCGACACCGGAAAGGATCGGGCGAACCTGAACATCAGGCATCTCAATCACGATGTTGAGGAACCAGTTGCCGCGCGTATCCCGCGCAAAGTTAGTGCCGTCTTTGATCTTCCCTTCCGGGAGCGGCCGGCTGTTGAACACACGGAAGGTATTGCCGGCAAAGCGAAACGCGTCGCCCTCACGCTTCAGGTCGCGACCCATGAGCGGCACCCAGCCAAGGGATTTCCTGCCGCGATAGCGCAGGTAAGGCCGTCGATGCTGGCTGCGCGACTTCGCGTACTGCTCACACGTTGCGTTGATCGTGCCGGAGTGGATGCCGAGTTCCTTGCTGCTGCCTGTGGTCAATACATTCAAATCGAATCCCGTTGGCCACTTCTTGTTCCACCTGAGCGCGTGTTTCTGCGTGTCGTTGCAGAAATTCCAGACGTAGTTCACCGCACGGCTCTGTTTGTTAAGCAGTCCGTTAAGCGACTTCACGCGGTATCGGTAGACAGTAATCATGCTGGTCACTTTAACGTTGGAATGCCGTCTGTCAACGGCACTCCTTTCTTCTCCGCCATAAACGGTGGGGTTTCTCGGAGCAACTGATGAGCAAGAAACTTATTCTCGGTGCAGTTCTCGGTGTAGCGGCGCTGGCAGCTTCGGGCGTCGCATCGGCCCACGTCGACCTGTCGGTCGGCATCGGCGTGCCGGGCGTCTACGCGGCGCCGGCGCCCGTCTACGTGGCTCCGCCCCCGCCGGTCATGTATGCACCGGTCGGCTATCGCGGCGACGGTTGGCGCGATGGCTGGCGCGGCGATGGCTGGCGTGAGCGCGAATGGCGCGAACACGAGTGGCGTCGCCGTGAATGGCGCGAGCACGAGTGGCGCGATCGCGGCGGCTGGCGCGGCGGCCGCTGGGATTAAGCGGTTCGAATAATCAATACAAGAGGAGTGTGAACACATGATGCCCATTCGACACATCAGGCTGTGCGCGACCGCCGCCATCGTTGCGCTCGCAACGATCGGCAGCGCGCACGCGGCGGGCTGCATGAAGGGCGCGGTGGTCGGCGGTGTTGCCGGCCACTACGCCGGGCACCACGCCGTCGCCGGTGCGGTCGGCGGCTGTATCGTCGGCCACCACATGGCGAAGAAGCACGCGCAAGAGCAAGCCGCGCAGCACAAGGCCGCCGTGCAGGGCATGCAGCCGGCACAGTAAGCGCAATCGTTACCGGGGCGGCGCTGCGGCGCCGCGCCCGCCTGCTTCGTTTCCCCGTTTACGCATGACAGGATGGCGGCGCCATCCGGATTGATCTGATGAATGCATGCCGCGCGCATCGTTACGATCATTTACAACGTGGTGTGGCGCGAATCGTGCGCGTTCCTAGAATGCAATCACACAAACGCGCTCCAGGGAGCACAAGATGAAACATCAACGATACCTGTCCGTGCTGACCGCCGCGCTGCTCGCGCTCGGCACGGTTTCCGCGTATGCGGCCGCCGGCGGCAATGGCGGTGGCAACGGCGGCGGTCATGGCGCAGGCGGCTCCGGCGGCAACGCGGGCGGCATGTCCGCTGGCCACATGAGCGGCTCGGCGCTGAGCAACTCGAACAGCGTGCACGCGGGCGACCGCGACAAGGGCCTGGCGCGCGCGGCCGACCGCTCCGATACGATCGCCGATCGCGCCGGCACGCAGCCGGGCCACGGTCATACGCATGGCCATACCGCGCATGCGTCGACGTCCACGCATCATTCGCATCGCAACGCATTCGGCCGCACGCTGTAAGCACGGCACGCAAATGCGATGGAAGGGCGCTTCGGCGCCCTTTTTCATTGCGGCAACGCAATGCCGCTGTCGCGCAAAAACATCGTGCCGACCCGATTTGCAACCAGCCGTAACCGCGCCGCAAACGCGCGAGAATACGAATCGCTTTCACGCGGATAACAAACGGGAAATCGACGCCGGTAGCGGACATCGCACGGGTGCCGGCGCACAGCCCGATCCATGAAAAAAAGCTGCGCCTCATGAGCCGTTTGCGCGGCAGATCGATCTGCTCGCTCTGCGCAACCTCCGAGCCCGTTCCCGGAAAAACAAAACCCCACGCTCCGAAAAACGTGGGGTTCGTCAGCCGTCTGGGGCGGCTCATCGCCACCCTTCGCCGCCCTTCGTTTCAGCGCCCGGCGCCCGCCAGCGGCGCCGCAGGTTCGAACAACGCGTCCGCCTGCCTGACGCGCACGAAGCGCGCCGCGCCGTCGCCGTCCACCAGCGCACGGAAATGCGCTTCGCCGCACGCGAGCTTCGCGCGCTCGTGCTCGCTCGGCACGTTGCCGTCCGCATTCGGCGTATCGACGACGAAGTACAGCCGCTCGCCGCCGTCCTGTTCCGCGAGCACGGCCCAGTCCGGGTGATAGCTGCCGAGCGGCGTCGCCACGCGGAACCACGCGGGCAGCTTCGCGTACAGCTTCACACCGTCGTGCGCTTCGAGCGCATCGGCGAACGCGCGCTCCGCGTCCGTCTCGCACACGACCGCTTCGTGGATCGACTTCCGCGCATCGGGCCGCAGGTTGCGCAGATAGCCGGTCAGCGCCTCGCTCTCGAACGACTCTAGCGCATGCACGTGGCGCTCGCCGAGCTTGCGGTACGCGATGCCCGCGACGAGCGCGAGCCGCTTGCAGCGGTTGATCGCATCGGCCGCGACCGCGATGAACTGCTGCGGATTCACGCGGAAATCGTCGAGCCGGCCGCTGTCGGCCAGGATCGTCGCGAGCGAACGGCGCGTCAGTTGCGTGCGGTCCTGCAGTTCGGTGAGCAGGTCGGGCAGCGGCAGCTCGCCTTCGTCGATCAGCACCGTGCCGGCGCCGGCCACCTCGATCGCCTCGATGCCGGCCTTGCCGATATCGATCTCGGCCTTGCGCCACTGCAGCCGCGCACGCGCGATGTCCGGCGCGTCGTGCAACGCGGCTGCGCAGTCGCGCACGAGCTTCGCGTTGTCGAACTCGACGCGGTACACGGTGCGATGACGGATGCGGTCCCACAGCGCGCGGAAATCCTCGCCGAACACGACGGCCTTGCCCGATGCATCGCGCCGCAGCGCGATCGCGCGGCGCTCGTCCGCGTTGCGCACAGCGAAGCGGCCCGACAGCTTGCGCAGCGTCGCGACGATCGGCGCGCGCAGCATCTCGAACGCACCCGGCAGCACGAGCGCGCTCTGGCGCAGCGCATCCTTCAGCCGGTCGAGCACCTTGCCCTGCGCGTCGACGTAGCCCTGCTCGTGCAGATGGGTCCACAGCACGCGCGACAGCTCGATGCCGAGCGCATGCGCGGGCCCGTCGCCTTCCTGCACGGGCAGCGCCGCGAACTGGTGCTCCTCGACGATCCCGAAACGGATGCCCGTATCGGCCTCGATTTCCTTCTGCAGGTTTTCCGCGAACGACTCGTAGCGTTCGGTCGCGATCACGGTGAGCGTGTTCACGCCCGCGTCGCGCACGCGTTCGCCGTCCTGGTCGACGGCGAGGCGCAGCCCGCGGCCGAGCGTCTGGCGGCGCTCGCGTTCGGTCTGGATGTCGCGCAGCGTGCAGATCTGGAACACGTTCGGGTTGTCCCAGCCTTCCTTCAGCGCCGAGTGCGAGAAGATGAACTTCAGCGGCGTGTCGAACGACAGCAGTGCTTCCTTCTCGCGCATGATGAGGCCGTACGCGCGCTCCGCGTTCTCGCGGGCCGCGGCGCTGCTCTCGCTCGTATCGGTCCAGCCGCCCTTGCGGTCGATCGAGAAGTAGCCGTTGTGCGCGCGCCCGACTTCGAGCGCGACGTCGACGCCGTCGAACAGCGCCCGGTAGGCCGGCACGCGCGCCGCGCGCGCATATTCCTCTTCGAAGATCAGCGCGTAATCGCCCTTCACGGGCATCCCGTTTTCGTCGTAGCGGCGATAGCGCTCGACCGAATCGACGAAGAACAGCGACAGCACCTTCACGCCGCGCTCCGCGAGGCGCAGCTCCTTGTCGAGATGCTCGCGAATCGTGCGGCGGATCATCTCGCGTTGCACGGCGAGCGTGTCGATGTCGCCAAATGCCTCGCCAAGCGACAGGAACGCCTCGCCTTCCGGATGACGCAGCTCGACGTATTCGGCACCCTTCAGCGCATGCACTTCGCCGATCCGCAGCCCCGCGTACAGCGCGCGCTTGGTCAGGCGTTCGAGATCGTCGCCGTCGGTGGCCGACACGATCTGGCGCTTCACGCCGGCCGCCGTCGCGACGTCGAGCTCGACGCGCGCGCTGATCGCGCCGCGCCGGTTCGACACGCCGACGAGCCGCACGTATGGCTTGTTGTGCGCATCCTCGACGATCGCCGACGCGATCTCGATCTGCTTGACGAGCTTGCGCTCGTACGCGTCGACCGCGTCGAGCCGGTACACCATGTGGTGACGGTCGACGTGCGTCGCCGAATAGCGCAGCGTGCAGAGCGGCGCCATCGCGGCCAGCGCTTCGCGGCCGCGCCCTTCTAGCCCGCCGTCGACGCTCTGCGGCTCGTCGACGATCACGATCGGCCGCGTCGCGCGGATCAGGTCGATCGGCTTCTCGCCGCCGGTCTTCTCGCTGTCCTTGTAGAGGTTGTTGATTTCCTTCTTGTTGATCGCGGCCACCGTCATCACCATGATCTGGATCGCCGCGCTCGCCGCGAAGTGGCGCACCTGGCCGAGCTTCGCGGAGTCGTACAGGAAGTAGTCGTACGGCACGCCCGCGTACAGCGCGCGGAAGTGATCCTCGGTAATCGAGAGCGTCTTGTGCACGCCTTCCTTGATCGCGATCGACGGCACGACGATCACGAACTTCGTGAAGCCGTAGCGGCGGTTCAGCTCGAAGATCGTGCGCAGGTACACGTAGGTCTTGCCGGTGCCGGTCTCCATCTCGACGGTGAAGTCGCGCGAGCCGGGCAGGCCGGACGGCGGCAGCCCGCCGCGCAACTGCACGTCGGCGAGATTGCGCGCGAGCGCGTCGTCGGTCAGCGACAGCCGGTTGCCGACGCCCTGTTCCGATACCGCGAAGCCGAGCGAGCCTTGAGCTGCGGCCGTGGTGCCGGGCGCGGCGTTCGCGAGCACGCTGAAGTCGCCGCGATACGATTCCTGGCCGCGAAACAGGTCGCAGACGGCGTCGATCGCGTCGCGCTGGTAGTCGAGATCCGCTTCGAAATGCAGCCGCATCACAGGCTCCGCACGCGCTTCACGCCGTGCTGTTCGAGCAGCGCGGCGAGATTGAGCTTCGCGACGTCGTCGACGAAGCCGCTGTCGCGGAACAGGCACGTCACGTCATGCGACGCGCCGGTCGCGTCGAGCAATTCGACGATGCCGTCGGCAAGCGGGCCAGCGTCGTCGCGCGAGACGCGCGCGTCGAAGCACGCGACGATCGAGCGGCCGATCAGGTGCACGGTCTTGCCGGCGATCTGGTGATGCTCGACCGGCGTGCACAGGTCGAGGCCGAGCTTCAGCGTCAGCTCGGCGAGCAGGTCGTCCTCGGTGCGGCCGGTCTTCACGTGCTCGACGGACGCGAACAGCGCATGGTCGAAATCGTCGCGGCGCGGATCCCATTCGATCACGTTGGTCGTGTCGAGCCGGTATACGCGGAAGCCGAGGTCGCCATAGCTTTCCGGATAGTCGCGCGCGACCTGCTGCGCGGCGCGGCGCAGGCGCTCCTTGGTGATTTCGGCGAGCGTCGCGGGCTTCTTCAGCTTCGCGCAGAAATCGGCGGCGCTCTGCTGCGTCTTGTCGCGGCGATCGAGCGCCTCGGGCAGTTGCACCATCACGTAGCGGCGCGCGCCGCCGTCGGTCGCGTTCACCTGCATCACCGCGTGGCCGGTCGAGCCGGAGCCCGCGAAGCAGTCGAGCACGATGTCGTCGCCGCGCGTGCACCAGCCGATCACGGCCGCCGCGAAATCGACCGGCTTCGGCTGGTCGAACGGGATCCCGAGCGTCTTCAGCAGCGCGTCGTCGGAGCCGGCGAACGGCAGCACCGACGGCACGTTCTCGTACATGTTCTCGTCGAGATAGTAGATCCGCTGCGGCTGCGTGCTTTCGTCCGCGCCGAATTCGATCTGGCCGCGCTCGATCAGCGCCTGCATCGTCGCGGGCGGGTTGCGCCAGCCGCGCGCCGGCATCGCGCACGGCTTGCCGGTGACCGGGTGGATCAGCGGCGTGAAATATTCTTCCGGCGCCTTCTTCTTGTTCGGCCACGCCATCGACACGAGGCGGTATACGCGGCCGTCTTCCGACAGCCGGTCGTACATCACTTCGCCGCCGGACAGGTTGGTCTGCGCCTTCATCCACGCGCGGTATGCCTTCTGCGCGTCCTTCGGGTTGCCGCTGCGGTACACCGCGTCATGCGCGGCGTCGAGCATGCGCTGCGCATTGCGCTTCGGGCGCTTGAGCGGCGCCTGTTCGAGCAGCGTCTCGGCATTGCGCGCGAACAGCACCAGCGATTCGTGCTGGTACGCGACACCGCGCGCGTCGCCCTTCGGGTTGCGTTTGTCCCACACGGCGACGCCGAGCTCGTTCTCCTCGCCGAAGATCTCGCGCAGCATCAGCACCAGCGCATGCACTTCGTGCTCGTCGATGTGCACGGCGATCAGCCCTTCGTCGGACAGCAGCGCGTGCGCGAGCTTCAGGCGCGGATACATCATGTTCAGCCAGTCGGTGTGGAACCGGCCGTTCGCCTCGGTGTTGGTGCTGCGCTTCGCGCCGCCCTGGGTCTGCCCGGTCATCGCCAGGTAGTGGCGGATGCTGTCGCTGAAGTCGTCCGGATAGACGAAATCGCTGCCCGTGTTGTACGGCGGGTCGATGTAGACGAGCTTCACCTTGCCCGCGTAGCTCTTGTGCAGCAGCTTCATCACGTCGAGGTTGTCGCCCTCGATCACGAGATGGCGCGTGTCGTCCCACGCGACGCTGTCGTCGGGGCAGGGGCGCAGCGTGCCCGTCGACGGCGTCAGCGCGGCCTGGCGCGCGCTGCGCTTGCCGTGCCAGTGGAAGCCATAGCGCTCGTCGGCGTCGCCGACCGTGCGTTCGCCGATCAGCGCCTTCAGCACGTCGACGTCGACCGACGCGCCGTCGGGGCCTTCGGTCACGAGTTCGGGGAACAGCGCCTTCAGGCGCGCGACGTTGTCAGCGGTGAAATCCGTCGACATCGCCTGCGGGCTGGCCGCATCGAGTTTCTGCATCGTCTTTTCCATCGGAGCCCGGCCGTGCGCGCCAGGACGTCGGGCGCGCTCACGGCACCGGCGGCAATGGCCGCCCGGGCAAACCCGAAACGCTAGCGAGTCGGTCGGCGCAGGTCAAGCGCCGATGTGGGCCGAACGTACGTGCATCGGCCGCGATCGCCCGCCGGACGGGCCGCCAGCGGTTTCGGGCCCGTTGTCGCCCGGACCGGCCGTCGGCCGCTGCGCGGGCGTCCGGCGGCAGTCCGGAAAGGACGAAAAAAGGGCACGGTCGGCGCAAAGCGCCGGCGTGCCCGCATGGAGAATCCCGGACGGAAGGTACGGCGGGGCCCGATGGGCCCCGCACCGGATGGCCGGCCCCGAGATCAGAAACGCGTACGGATGCCCGAAGTCAGTTCGAGCTGGTTCTTCGCGCCGAACGTCGACGCCGCCGTGTAGCCGCCATGCAGCTTCATGTAGTCGCCGGCCAGGTACACCTCGGTGCGCTTGCTCAGGTGGTAGAACACCGACCCGTAGATCGTCTCCTTGAAGCCGTTGGCGACGCCGTTGGTCAGGCTGAACGCGCCGAGGTTCGCGTTCGGCGTGAAGCCGTCCGCGTTGTTCGCGGCGTTCTTGACGCGCATCTGCTGGTAGCCGAGCTCGTAGTCGAGCGCGCCCTTCGGCGCGATCTTCATCGACACCGTCCACGAATCGTCGTGGCGCTGGCCGAGCGAGCCCTGGTCGCCGTTGTAGCGGAAGTAGCCGGCATTCAGGCGCACGATGTCGAACGTGTAGTTGCCGCCGACCGAGAACGTCTGGTTCCTGAAGCCGCCGTGGTTCACGTGGTTGTAGAAGCCCGAAACGTTGAACGGGCCGCCGTTGTAGCCGAGCGCGACCTGGTACGCGGAGCCGGTCGCGAACTGCGTCGAGTTGCTGAACTGGTAGCCGGCGCTCGCGAAGATGCCGTTGCCGAACAGCTTCTTCCACGCGATGCCGTTGTTGTAGCGCGTGCCGGTCGGGCCGGCCGCGTAGAAGATCATCTGCTTGAAGTTGTTCGAGTTGGTCCAGCCGCCTTCCTCGGTCGACAGCTTCGCGGAGCCGTACGGGTCGCCGTAGATCGCCGCCGAGTCGCGCGCGATGGTGTTCTGGAAGCCGGCCGTCAGCTTGCCGAAACGTTCGTCCTCGACACCGACCCACGCGTCGCGGTCGAAGATCTGGCCTTCGTCTTCCATCTGGCCGTTCGCGACCACGAATTCGCTTTCGAGGCGGAAGATGATCTTCGTGCCGCCGCCGATGTCTTCGGCGCCTCGCAGGCCCCAGCGGCTGCCGCTGAACCACGGCTCGCCTTCGTTGCCCATGCCGATCACGTGCTTGCCGTTCGCATCGGCGTGGGTCCGGTAGGTCGGAAAGCTCAGGTCCATCAGGCCGTAGAGCTGCACGCTCGACTGCGCATGCGCCTGGGTGCCGGCGCACAGGCCTGCCGCCGCGATGGAAAGGGCAAGGGTTTTTCGTTTCAAGATCGTCTCCTCCGAGCTGCCGCATTGGAATCTGGTCGTTGGCAGTACGCAATGTATGCCGACTCTTGCCGGCCACAGCGAGAGGGCCGACGCGTAGCATCGTAGAGGGTGCAATCCTTCACGACGCTTTCCCCGACGCAAGAATCGGATCGGTGAAAACACCGAACGCGCAACCATCGCGGATGGTGCAGGCGTGCGCCCGCCGGGTTTCCGGTGACGTTTCGTGCTACGAATCGATGTTCGGGAGCGAGGAGGAACGCCCGTCAGTCGTGCGCGCTTTTCGCACGCAGGATGTAACCGAGTCCGCGCAGCGTGATGATCTCGGCCGCGCTGCCCGCGAGATGCTTGCGCAGCCGGTGGATGTAGATGTCGATCGCGTCGGCGCTCGGCTCGTCGTCGAGCGCGAACACGCTGTCCATCAGCCGCGCCTTCGACACCGTCTTGTTCTGCTGCAGCATCAGCGTTTCGAGGATCGCGTGCTCGCGGCGGCGCAGCGCGAGCACGGTTTCGCCGCAGCGGAATTCGCGCGTGCCGAACGCATAGACGAGATCGCCGCACACGAGCTGCGTCGTGCCGACGCCGGCCTGCCGGCGGATCAGCGCGCGAATCCGCGCAACCAGCTCGCGCGACTCGAATGGCTTCACGACGTAATCGTCGGCGCCCGCGCCGAAGCAGTCGACCTTGTCGTCGACCGAGCCGTGCGCGGTCAGCATCAGCACCGGCACGTTGTCGTTGCGCCGCCGCAGCCGCGCGAGCACTTCCTTGCCGCTGATGCCGGGCAGCCGCATGTCGAGCAGCACCGCGTCGTAGCGTTCGGTCTTCAGCACCGTGTCCGCGCGTTCGCCGTCGCCGACGCTGTCGACCGCGAAATCCTCGCCGCGCAGCAGGTTCACGATCCAGTGCGCGAGTTCGGCGTTGTCTTCGACCAGCAGGAGTTTCATGACGACATCTCTTCAATCGTAGGCGGGCAGCCGTACGGTTACGACAATACCGCGATTGCCGGGCCCCGGCGCAAGCGACACGCTGCCGCCGTGCGCCTGCGCGATCTCGCGGACGATCGCGAGCCCGAGGCCCGAGCCCTCGGTGTCGGCCGACACGCGGTAGAAGCGCTTGAACACGTGCGGCCGCGCCTCGGCTG encodes the following:
- a CDS encoding site-specific DNA-methyltransferase; translation: MEKTMQKLDAASPQAMSTDFTADNVARLKALFPELVTEGPDGASVDVDVLKALIGERTVGDADERYGFHWHGKRSARQAALTPSTGTLRPCPDDSVAWDDTRHLVIEGDNLDVMKLLHKSYAGKVKLVYIDPPYNTGSDFVYPDDFSDSIRHYLAMTGQTQGGAKRSTNTEANGRFHTDWLNMMYPRLKLAHALLSDEGLIAVHIDEHEVHALVLMLREIFGEENELGVAVWDKRNPKGDARGVAYQHESLVLFARNAETLLEQAPLKRPKRNAQRMLDAAHDAVYRSGNPKDAQKAYRAWMKAQTNLSGGEVMYDRLSEDGRVYRLVSMAWPNKKKAPEEYFTPLIHPVTGKPCAMPARGWRNPPATMQALIERGQIEFGADESTQPQRIYYLDENMYENVPSVLPFAGSDDALLKTLGIPFDQPKPVDFAAAVIGWCTRGDDIVLDCFAGSGSTGHAVMQVNATDGGARRYVMVQLPEALDRRDKTQQSAADFCAKLKKPATLAEITKERLRRAAQQVARDYPESYGDLGFRVYRLDTTNVIEWDPRRDDFDHALFASVEHVKTGRTEDDLLAELTLKLGLDLCTPVEHHQIAGKTVHLIGRSIVACFDARVSRDDAGPLADGIVELLDATGASHDVTCLFRDSGFVDDVAKLNLAALLEQHGVKRVRSL
- the egtD gene encoding L-histidine N(alpha)-methyltransferase → MRETSDLTAKSGGQQPARDSRPSAFERDLIDGLSRTPRNIPPKYFYDAAGSALFDRICELPEYYPTRTELGILRDRAAEIVRRVGPHADIVEFGAGSLEKIRVLLDAFAGNYANAPARYVPVDISADYLHGAAARLRSAYPWLDVAPIAADYTKAEQLAELTETPRRRIGFFPGSTIGNFSPEEADAFLRDAARLLRGGGLLVGADLVKDERTLHHAYNDAQGVTAQFNLNLLARANAELGADFDLDAFSHCAFYDRERQRIEMHLVSDLAQTVHVRGHAFRFEAGERIHTENSHKFTIDGFHAIARRAGFEPDTVWTDADNLFSVHWLRSVDDIRA
- a CDS encoding type III restriction-modification system endonuclease: MRLHFEADLDYQRDAIDAVCDLFRGQESYRGDFSVLANAAPGTTAAAQGSLGFAVSEQGVGNRLSLTDDALARNLADVQLRGGLPPSGLPGSRDFTVEMETGTGKTYVYLRTIFELNRRYGFTKFVIVVPSIAIKEGVHKTLSITEDHFRALYAGVPYDYFLYDSAKLGQVRHFAASAAIQIMVMTVAAINKKEINNLYKDSEKTGGEKPIDLIRATRPIVIVDEPQSVDGGLEGRGREALAAMAPLCTLRYSATHVDRHHMVYRLDAVDAYERKLVKQIEIASAIVEDAHNKPYVRLVGVSNRRGAISARVELDVATAAGVKRQIVSATDGDDLERLTKRALYAGLRIGEVHALKGAEYVELRHPEGEAFLSLGEAFGDIDTLAVQREMIRRTIREHLDKELRLAERGVKVLSLFFVDSVERYRRYDENGMPVKGDYALIFEEEYARAARVPAYRALFDGVDVALEVGRAHNGYFSIDRKGGWTDTSESSAAARENAERAYGLIMREKEALLSFDTPLKFIFSHSALKEGWDNPNVFQICTLRDIQTERERRQTLGRGLRLAVDQDGERVRDAGVNTLTVIATERYESFAENLQKEIEADTGIRFGIVEEHQFAALPVQEGDGPAHALGIELSRVLWTHLHEQGYVDAQGKVLDRLKDALRQSALVLPGAFEMLRAPIVATLRKLSGRFAVRNADERRAIALRRDASGKAVVFGEDFRALWDRIRHRTVYRVEFDNAKLVRDCAAALHDAPDIARARLQWRKAEIDIGKAGIEAIEVAGAGTVLIDEGELPLPDLLTELQDRTQLTRRSLATILADSGRLDDFRVNPQQFIAVAADAINRCKRLALVAGIAYRKLGERHVHALESFESEALTGYLRNLRPDARKSIHEAVVCETDAERAFADALEAHDGVKLYAKLPAWFRVATPLGSYHPDWAVLAEQDGGERLYFVVDTPNADGNVPSEHERAKLACGEAHFRALVDGDGAARFVRVRQADALFEPAAPLAGAGR
- the egtB gene encoding ergothioneine biosynthesis protein EgtB — its product is MSLLASQLQRRFQDVRAHSVALTATLSAEDQAVQSMPDASPTKWHLAHTTWFFETVVLMRRVPGYAPFNDAFQFLFNSYYEALGPRHPRPQRGLLTRPSLDEVHAYRQHIDEAMLRALAGADPALLEVIAPEVELGLHHEQQHQELIVTDMLHAFSCNPLKPAFRPRNGADRIDGDAMAAGDAGAQHWLHQPGGLVEIGYDGDAFSFDNERPRHTALIRPYEIANRLVTNAEFAAFVADGGYTRPEFWLSDGWATVQREGWQGPAYWMPDDDDAAATRVRRTFGLHGVEPLAPDAPVCHVSFYEAAAYAEWAGARLPTEFEWEAAFAADGIRQMLGHVWQWTRSSYEPYPGFRPLAGVAAEYNGKFMVGQQVLRGSSIATPPGHERPTYRNFFPPAARWQFMGVRLARDV
- a CDS encoding glycine zipper 2TM domain protein: MMPIRHIRLCATAAIVALATIGSAHAAGCMKGAVVGGVAGHYAGHHAVAGAVGGCIVGHHMAKKHAQEQAAQHKAAVQGMQPAQ
- a CDS encoding RNA-guided endonuclease InsQ/TnpB family protein, whose amino-acid sequence is MITVYRYRVKSLNGLLNKQSRAVNYVWNFCNDTQKHALRWNKKWPTGFDLNVLTTGSSKELGIHSGTINATCEQYAKSRSQHRRPYLRYRGRKSLGWVPLMGRDLKREGDAFRFAGNTFRVFNSRPLPEGKIKDGTNFARDTRGNWFLNIVIEMPDVQVRPILSGVGIDLGLKDFATLSTGEKVPNDRFSQRAAEKLAKTQRARKHKRQIAKLHAKVANTRADFQHKLALALVRRFDYIAVGNVSAAKLARTRMAKSVHDVSWSSFRNKLRYKAIAHGVTFEEVDESGSTQSCSSCGSKDSTTRPKGIAGLRIREWTCSVCGVLHDRDTNAALNILRCGRASPSVGILHL